The Anopheles coluzzii chromosome 2, AcolN3, whole genome shotgun sequence genome window below encodes:
- the LOC120948128 gene encoding calcium-activated chloride channel regulator 1-like translates to MARTLALPLLLTAVASVALFGAGVPCASGASSITVEKSAYKNVVIEIRDNVPVDSCQTILQNLEIMLTSASQYLFNALDSRVYFGEVSVILPNHWPQSCIPYNQTRTSASGETADVTIRPHTKAEPSIWTQQYAGCGESGEQIYIDPEILGRETIWREFIREWAKYRYGVFDEIGYDRDPVYPRCYINDEHRVKLTGCSDAPVNDEGLCGSPASPGPVPYNISRVLDPNARTSIMFAAESKSVTMFCDEGTHNRYAPTKHNQMCDRRSTYDVILKHSDFAPQNQMEFNPSVIINTVPKFSYKSRKLTRYVIVIGQTFVMRERETWSFLRRAIRKWIVYDLPATKTEIGIALANDTATYDMLPITSLQIEKNKDRIASFIPYTSSDLNRPTCLSCGISDAIHMLNEQTRHHGPANSIILVIAPGMDIEHESLARSARASKIRIATINYPIVEPRRPLDPLAHETGGSAYSVFECRDNSEKSLVTTYFELSNALYNIGKLYYEGNRNEFPVEIFRRVLVDSVGETNSQRSSRTVTGNFMLDPFMGPPAEFFIYVHNSENPLVSNVRLTNPNGIVYSSMSDARASVRQLSLLSTINETGIWNYSIERFQGNPQPHYVQVIATPRSRYAPVIAARAWVHRSKAGGPIVLFAEVKKGDLPVVSAQVEVTVTRLERVCERFREPTVQSDERFLLLDTGAGDPDITKGDGVYSRYFNADEFGGPGTYQLEVTVSDRGNTAYTLADGASYTTTSSTQPGRCCGSSVPIPQKQSLDSFERILPPMTVFVSQADLINAAKIPVGRISDLSADVEGMKVRLSWTSPDMGGKNVARYEVKYATTIKDIVDNFDTAAVLWHHDSPFTFSIGEGSEFTMNITHEPHLFGQILYFAVRPYATLTKDAEPGPISNYVRAFVTKPKPTTLFPPSSTGGTESYDSIWSSYDGIAKNGGDDSMDIIPRIAKSMDLGPELLLPIIAGIILLFALIFIYCWFCVIKKRHDTHDDEQKKPIKSFKSDTKLTTSHSVIVTAAGNGSSPSSNSTTSSSSSPNHQTASHGGQTTLPQSNSYDMGLGDHQTVGIPTIYNIDDDVLLAKKRYSAVINMGPPTHPMEQQLIEELKQQQHIIDTQSFIMPGHGGPIANGTIGPNNNNNNCSVSIISTTSNNTTLTRTYNPNAGTIMVGGRTLSPYESWSASQLLQEHEQQHQRRHSPTLIDDLIDNNVQQPSYYNPGQPGQQLHPQHAAHLMGQPGTDQMSLLNNNHLNENGSPPVPPLPIYTTSPSVGVSGAAIGNTTSYVYGQSHGSSVSSVNSGLGPIPNGGSTISGTDTKKRRNVTMV, encoded by the exons ATTATGCTCACCTCCGCATCGCAGTACCTCTTCAATGCACTCGACAGTCGGGTGTACTTCGGCGAGGTGTCGGTCATACTGCCGAACCACTGGCCGCAGTCGTGCATCCCGTACAACCAGACGCGCACCTCCGCGAGCGGCGAGACGGCGGACGTCACGATCCGGCCGCACACCAAGGCCGAACCGTCGATCTGGACGCAGCAGTACGCCGGGTGCGGCGAGTCGGGCGAGCAGATCTACATCGATCCGGAGATACTGGGCCGGGAGACGATCTGGCGCGAGTTTATCCGCGAGTGGGCCAAGTACCGGTACGGCGTGTTCGACGAGATCGGGTACGATCGCGATCCGGTCTATCCGCGCTGCTACATCAACGACGAGCATCGGGTCAAGCTGACCGGTTGCTCGGACGCGCCGGTCAACGACGAGGGTCTGTGCGGCAGCCCGGCCTCGCCCGGCCCGGTGCCGTACAACATTAGCCGCGTGCTGGATCCGAACGCGCGCACCAGCATCATGTTCGCGGCCGAGTCGAAAAGCGTCACCATGTTCTGCGACGAGGGCACGCACAACCGGTACGCACCGACCAAGCACAACCAGATGTGCGATCGGCGCAGCACGTACGACGTCATACTGAAGCATTCGGACTTCGCGCCCCAAAACCAGATGGAGTTTAACCCGTCGGTCATCATCAACACCGTGCCCAAGTTTAGCTACAAGTCGCGCAAGCTGACCCGCTACGTCATCGTGATCGGGCAGACATTCGTGATGCGCGAGCGGGAAACGTGGAGCTTCCTGCGACGCGCCATCCGGAAGTGGATCGTGTACGATCTGCCCGCGACCAAGACCGAGATCGGTATTGCGCTCGCGAACGATACGGCCACGTACGACATGCTGCCGATCACGTCGCTGCAGATTGAGAAGAACAAGGACCGCATCGCGTCCTTCATCCCGTACACCTCGAGCGACCTGAACCGGCCGACCTGCCTGAGCTGCGGCATCTCGGACGCGATCCACATGCTGAACGAGCAGACGCGCCACCACGGGCCGGCCAACTCGATCATACTGGTGATCGCGCCCGGCATGGACATCGAGCACGAGTCGCTCGCACGCTCGGCGCGCGCATCCAAGATACGGATCGCCACCATCAACTACCCGATCGTGGAGCCGCGCCGCCCGCTGGATCCGCTGGCGCACGAGACGGGCGGCAGCGCCTACTCCGTGTTCGAGTGTCGCGACAATTCGGAGAAATCGCTCGTCACCACGTACTTCGAGCTGTCGAACGCACTGTACAACATCGGCAAGCTGTACTACGAGGGCAACCGGAACGAGTTCCCGGTCGAGATCTTCCGCCGCGTGCTGGTCGATTCGGTGGGTGAAACGAACTCGCAGCGCAGCAGCCGCACCGTCACTGGCAACTTTATGCTCGACCCGTTCATGGGCCCGCCGGCTGAGTTCTTCATCTACGTGCACAACTCGGAGAACCCGCTCGTATCGAACGTGCGGCTGACCAACCCGAACGGCATCGTCTACTCCTCGATGAGTGATGCGCGCGCTTCGGTGCGGCAGCTGTCGCTCCTGTCCACGATCAACGAGACCGGCATCTGGAACTACTCGATCGAGCGCTTCCAGGGCAATCCGCAGCCGCACTACGTGCAGGTGATCGCTACGCCGCGCTCCAGGTACGCGCCGGTCATAGCGGCCCGGGCCTGGGTCCACCGCAGCAAGGCCGGCGGACCGATCGTGCTGTTCGCGGAGGTGAAGAAGGGCGATCTGCCGGTCGTGTCGGCACAGGTGGAGGTCACCGTAACCCGGCTGGAGCGCGTCTGCGAACGCTTCCGCGAACCGACCGTGCAGAGCGACGAACGATTCCTGCTGCTCGACACGGGTGCGGGCGATCCGGACATCACCAAGGGCGATGGCGTATACTCGCGCTACTTCAATGCGGACGAGTTCGGCGGCCCGGGCACGTACCAGCTGGAGGTGACGGTCAGCGATCGCGGCAACACGGCCTACACGCTAGCGGATGGTGCCAGTTACA CCACAACGTCCAGCACGCAACCGGGACGTTGCTGCGGTAGTTCGGTGCCCATTCCCCAGAAACAGTCGCTGGATTCGTTCGAGCGCATCCTGCCGCCGATGACGGTGTTCGTCAGCCAGGCGGATCTGATCAACGCGGCCAAGATCCCGGTCGGGCGCATCAGCGATCTCAGCGCGGATGTGGAGGGCATGAAGGTGCGCCTCAGCTGGACCTCGCCGGACATGGGCGGCAAGAATGTGGCCCGGTACGAGGTGAAGTATGCGACCACGATCAAGGACATTGTGGATAACTTCGACACAGCCGCCGTACTGTGGCACCATGACTCGCCGTTTACGTTTTCGATCGGCGAGGGCAGCGAATTCACGATGAACATCACGCACGAGCCGCATCTGTTCGGCCAGATCCTGTACTTTGCGGTGCGGCCGTACGCAACGCTCACCAAGGATGCCGAACCCGGACCGATCTCGAACTATGTGCGCGCGTTTGTGACGAAACCGAAGCCCACGACGCTCTTCCCACCGTCCAGCACGGGCGGCACGGAGAGCTACGACTCGATCTGGTCGTCGTACGACGGCATCGCAAAGAACGGAGGCGACGACAGCATGGACATCATACCGCGCATCGCCAAAAGCATGGACCTCGGgccggagctgctgctgcccatcATTGCCGGCATCATACTGCTGTTCGCGCTCATCTTCATCTACTGCTGGTTCTGTGTGATCAAGAAGCGGCACGACACGCACGACGACGAGCAGAAGAAACCGATCAAGTCGTTCAAGAGCGACACGAAGCTCACCACGAGCCACAGCGTGATCGTGACGGCGGCTGGCAACGGTTCGTCGCCTTCCTCCAACTCGACCacatcgtcctcgtcctcgccCAACCACCAAACCGCCAGCCACGGCGGGCAGACGACCCTTCCGCAGTCCAACTCGTACGATATGGGGCTGGGCGATCATCAGACCGTGGGCATCCCGACCATCTACAACATCGACGACGACGTGCTGCTGGCCAAGAAGCGGTACAGTGCCGTCATCAACATGGGTCCCCCGACGCACCCGATGGAGCAGCAGCTGATCGAGGagctgaagcagcagcagcacatcatCGACACGCAGTCATTCATCATGCCGGGCCACGGTGGCCCCATCGCCAACGGAACGATCGGtccgaacaacaacaacaacaactgcagCGTGAGCATCATTTCCACCACCTCGAACAACACGACGCTGACGCGCACGTACAACCCGAACGCGGGCACGATCATGGTCGGTGGCCGCACGCTCAGCCCGTACGAGTCCTGGTCCGCGTcgcagctgctgcaggagcacgagcagcagcaccagcggcGCCACAGCCCGACGCTCATCGACGATCTGATCGACAACAACGTGCAGCAGCCGTCGTACTACAATCCGGGCCAGCCGGGCCAGCAGCTTCACCCGCAGCACGCCGCACACCTGATGGGACAGCCGGGCACGGATCAGATGTCGCTGCTGAACAACAACCATCTGAACGAGAACGGTTCGCCGCCGGTGCCACCGCTACCGATCTACACCACCAGCCCGAGCGTTGGTGTGAGTGGTGCGGCCATCGGCAATACGACCTCGTACGTGTACGGCCAGAGCCACGGTTCCTCGGTAAGCTCGGTGAACAGTGGCCTCGGCCCGATACCGAACGGTGGGTCGACGATCAGCGGCACGGACACGAAGAAGCGGCGCAACGTCACCATGGTGTAA